GGCGCAGCAACGGGATTGCTCCCGGCTGTTGCTGCCATTGCAGACGGAGCTGGTCCTGCGGCGTTAGCTCAACTTGGCTAACCTCTGCTGCGCCCTCGTACACTGATTCCATCGTACTGGCTTGTTTAGCACGGTTTGAAAATCGGGCACAAGCACCAACAGTGCATAGCCTGAATTGCACTCGCGGTAGAGACCGCTCCAGGCATTGATTTCAGCGGTTTTCGCAGCGCAGTGCCGCCGCAGTTTCAATCCGCTATTTTATTTTTCCACGGGCTAAAGCCCGGATTATTTTGAAGCACTTACGGCACGACTAAAGTCCGTGCCCTGACACTTGTCTTCATCAAGGACACTTTTTCCGCAACCTCTTTAGCCGATCACACAAGTCTCTATCGCCGCGCTCTCTATCGCCGCACCACGGTAATTGCCCTGGCTGAGGTGGCCACGCCAAACGGCGATCCCTTCACCGCCCCCAGCGCGCCGTTCGAGGCAATCGCAAACGCCGCAATGTCATGACTCGTCTGCTCCGTTACATAGACAAAATTCGTATCTGAGTCCACGGCAACGGCTGAAGGTCCAACGCCGCCGGTGGGGAAGGGAGATCCGTTCACCGCGCCCAGCGCGCCGGTGCTGGAATCAATCGCAAAGGCAGAAACGTTATTCGATCCGCTGTTGGCCACAAACAGGAGCGCTCCCTGCGGATCAATGCCAAGCCCAAGCGGCGTTAAACCAGTGGCAAAAGGCGAGCCGCTGATCGGAGTCAGCGTTCCATTGCCCTGAATGGCAAATCCCACAACCGCGTTGTTGGCTGAATCCGTCACATAAAGAAAGCGGCCGGAGTGTTCCACTGCGATTGAAGCCGGCGTGGCGCCCGCACCCACTGATACCGGCAATCCTGCCTGCGCCAGCGCTCCATTTCCGCCGATACTAAAAACAGCAATGGTCCCTTCCGTGCCATTCGCCACAAACAGGAAGTTGCCCGCGGGCGCAATCGCCACAGCAGAAGGATGCGACACCGGCTGGATCGGGAACGGCGAAGCCGGCGAACTCGTCGTACCCTGGATAACGCCCAGGCTTCCACTGCCCGGGTCCACTGTGTAACCCGTCACATTGCCGGCTGTCTGGTTCACCGCATATAGAAAAGGTGACGCCGGCGACATGGCCAGGGAAACTGGTCCTTTATCGGTGGCAAAAATATTGGCCGGGTTCACCGGAGAAACAATGCTGGTGCTTACCGGGACAGAAAGATTACCGTTGCTCTGGTTAATATCCAGCAGGGTCACGTCATTGCCGGAAAAGTCGGCTATATAAAGGAAGTCGCCGGAAGTATGCGGGGCCAGCGCCACCGGATTCGACCCGACAGGGAAATTCGGCGTCCCCAAAGGCACCAGCGATCCATCGGATTGTGCGCGGAACTCAAACGTCTCATTCGTCCCCGGGCCCGTTACATACACAAACTGCTTGTGCCCGCTGGCGCATCCGCTCAAAAAGCCGGCCGCACAGACCGCTAAAAACGCTATTCCGCCGTAAAAGGCCTTCAACTTCCCTGCCCTCATTGAGTCTCCTAAGCCTGCAATTGAAAAGATAGTAAAGGATACATGAAATTACGGCAGCAATCAGCAGCCAGCACGCAGCCAGACGGAGTTGTCCCTGCCTCCTGGGAAGAACGCCCAAGAGGGCCGTTTCATGCAGGATATGTTTCAGGCCCGCTCAGCTCAACGCGAAAGAGATAGTGACAAGGCAAAAAAATCAAAATCTTTAACCACAAAGGACACAAAGGAACACAGAGGACGTTGCAGAGATCAGGAAAGCAAACCTACCACGGAGGCGTGGAGAAGAAAAGCCTGCCTTGCAGCGGGAAATCTGCTTAATGGTGCGAATGCCTTTATTTTTAAAAAGTGCCAAGCCACTCCTTCACCGGTTTGTATCAAGGGCACCGGCTTCAGCTATACCGTAAAGACACAATCAATCCGAGCTTTTAGCCCCTGCGGCTTAATGCTCGGTTGGTTTGGGCCGCCAAACCGGCGTTAGGGATTCTTGGATACCTTATGGGATCGATACACGGTGATGACATCCTTGGGTAAAAAAACATATTTTAAAACCTCATCTAAAATCTCTGGATGTAAATAAAGCGGAGAATTTTTCATTTTCGACCAAGTATAGACGGAAACCCGG
The sequence above is a segment of the Terriglobia bacterium genome. Coding sequences within it:
- a CDS encoding lactonase family protein; this encodes MRAGKLKAFYGGIAFLAVCAAGFLSGCASGHKQFVYVTGPGTNETFEFRAQSDGSLVPLGTPNFPVGSNPVALAPHTSGDFLYIADFSGNDVTLLDINQSNGNLSVPVSTSIVSPVNPANIFATDKGPVSLAMSPASPFLYAVNQTAGNVTGYTVDPGSGSLGVIQGTTSSPASPFPIQPVSHPSAVAIAPAGNFLFVANGTEGTIAVFSIGGNGALAQAGLPVSVGAGATPASIAVEHSGRFLYVTDSANNAVVGFAIQGNGTLTPISGSPFATGLTPLGLGIDPQGALLFVANSGSNNVSAFAIDSSTGALGAVNGSPFPTGGVGPSAVAVDSDTNFVYVTEQTSHDIAAFAIASNGALGAVKGSPFGVATSARAITVVRR